From Triticum urartu cultivar G1812 chromosome 2, Tu2.1, whole genome shotgun sequence, a single genomic window includes:
- the LOC125540944 gene encoding transcription factor bHLH147-like — MAPSSSTSTTAAAAADERDRKRKRGAGGEAEAERAPKWRSRREHEIYSTRLLDALRLVRAGGGVAPSPARQVRDAADRALAVAARGRSRWSRAILASRRAHRVHRVRLHAPAPSPAPALPHRASPGASSSGSTSAQAPALARKAKALGRLVPGCRKLPFPALLSEASDYIAALEMQVRAMAALAQALSAVSPPP, encoded by the coding sequence ATGGCgccctcctcctccacctccaccacggctgcggcggcggcggacgagagGGACCGCAAGCGCAAGCGCGGGGCCGGCGGCGAGGCGGAGGCGGAGAGGGCGCCCAAGTGGCGGTCGCGGCGGGAGCACGAGATCTACTCCACCAGGCTGCTCGACGCGCTGCGCCTCGTGCGCGCCGGGGGCGGCGTAGCCCCGTCGCCGGCGCGCCAGGTGCGCGACGCGGCCGACCGCgcgctcgccgtcgccgcccgcggCCGCTCCCGCTGGAGCCGCGCCATCCTCGCCTCCCGCCGCGCACACCGCGTCCACCGCGTGCGCCTCCACGCCCCGGCACCGTCCCCTGCACCTGCCCTGCCACATCGCGCTTCGCCGGGCGCGTCCTCCTCCGGCTCGACCTCGGCACAGGCACCAGCGCTGGCGAGGAAGGCGAAGGCGCTGGGGCGGCTGGTGCCGGGGTGCAGGAAGCTGCCGTTCCCAGCGCTCCTCTCCGAGGCGTCCGACTACATCGCCGCGCTGGAGATGCAGGTGCGCGCCATGGCCGCGCTCGCGCAGGCCCTCTCCGCCGTCTCCCCGCCGCCGtga